From a region of the Methanoculleus receptaculi genome:
- the dps gene encoding DNA protection during starvation protein: MAKVSQEMVKKSGVNLDELIDLLVRNAGAELTTYYYYTILRFNLIDIEGEGIKEIAETARIEDRNHFEALVPRIYELGGKLPESMVDFHNLSACPPAKLPKNSRDVRAILKVLVEAERCAVRGYTHICDITAGKDHRTYDLALAILNEEIEHESWFSEFLGEEPSGHFLRRGETSPFVSKFLR, translated from the coding sequence ATGGCTAAAGTATCACAGGAAATGGTTAAGAAATCGGGTGTTAATCTGGATGAGCTCATCGATCTGCTGGTCAGGAATGCCGGAGCAGAGTTAACGACCTATTACTATTATACAATACTCCGGTTTAACCTGATCGACATCGAGGGTGAAGGAATCAAGGAGATCGCTGAAACCGCCCGGATCGAGGACCGGAACCACTTCGAAGCCCTGGTCCCGCGGATTTACGAGCTCGGGGGAAAACTTCCTGAGAGCATGGTGGACTTCCACAATCTCTCAGCATGTCCGCCAGCAAAACTCCCCAAAAATTCACGGGACGTACGAGCCATTCTGAAAGTCCTGGTCGAGGCTGAGCGCTGCGCTGTCCGCGGATACACTCATATCTGCGACATCACGGCGGGAAAAGATCACCGGACCTACGATCTTGCCCTCGCAATTCTGAACGAAGAGATCGAACACGAGTCCTGGTTCTCGGAATTCCTTGGCGAAGAACCGTCAGGACACTTCCTGCGACGCGGCGAGACATCCCCGTTTGTATCAAAGTTCTTGAGATAA
- a CDS encoding ZIP family metal transporter yields the protein MIDLFLSLPPVVQALLGGCFTWSFTALGAAVVFMTRRFNQRLLDGMMGFAGGVMVAASFWSLLIPALDLAEEMEFIPWLPVASGFAAGWIFLMLLDRIIPHLHIGFPVEEAEGMKSSLHHTTLLVLAITMHNIPEGLAIGVAFGAVALAIPQATIAGAMALTIGIAIQNFPEGLAVSMPLRREGISRLRCFWYGQLSAVVEPVMAVIGAAVVILARPALPVALAFAAGAMVFVVIEEVIPESLKNGFEATATSGFLAGFLVMMILDVGLG from the coding sequence ATGATCGATCTTTTCCTATCCCTCCCTCCGGTAGTGCAGGCACTTCTTGGCGGATGTTTCACCTGGAGCTTTACTGCGCTTGGTGCTGCAGTCGTCTTCATGACCAGGAGATTTAACCAGCGTCTCCTCGACGGAATGATGGGTTTTGCCGGCGGAGTGATGGTTGCGGCCAGTTTCTGGTCACTCCTGATACCTGCTCTCGACCTGGCGGAGGAGATGGAGTTTATCCCGTGGCTTCCCGTCGCTTCCGGGTTTGCAGCGGGATGGATATTTCTGATGCTCCTGGACCGGATAATTCCCCACCTCCATATAGGTTTTCCAGTAGAAGAGGCAGAGGGGATGAAGTCTTCCTTACATCACACAACGCTTCTTGTGCTTGCCATCACCATGCACAACATACCGGAGGGGCTGGCAATCGGGGTGGCATTCGGGGCTGTTGCGCTGGCGATTCCACAGGCCACGATCGCTGGTGCAATGGCGTTGACCATCGGTATAGCCATCCAGAATTTCCCGGAGGGCCTCGCCGTATCGATGCCGCTCCGGAGGGAGGGTATATCCAGGCTCCGCTGTTTCTGGTATGGCCAGCTATCGGCCGTTGTTGAGCCGGTGATGGCCGTGATCGGTGCCGCGGTCGTTATCTTGGCCCGACCTGCACTTCCTGTGGCCCTGGCCTTTGCAGCAGGTGCCATGGTCTTTGTCGTGATCGAAGAAGTCATTCCGGAATCGCTTAAGAACGGTTTTGAAGCGACAGCAACCTCGGGATTCCTTGCAGGGTTCCTGGTCATGATGATCCTGGATGTGGGCCTTGGATGA
- a CDS encoding transposase has translation MEDWVRAWLEEQRRKGEKCLEIKYIQNKPYVYRSTSVYDRTTKSPKKVSTYLGRLTKEAGLIPKGSRGSRPLHSFRTVREYGNAALMTEEFTDLLPVLQDAFPDYWQELVVLTFTRVTGYTPLSRVADVWDKLDNILDIKPDCDPRTLSRVLTAVGGDRTAQQTVFQHLSSRAQHLVYDLSFVFSCSDTVNLAEFGYNADDIWLPQVNIALFSATDTGLPVMIRGLPGSVRDVATLVRSLAEIDAPGATLVLDRGFVSEANENLLRESGLQFVLPQRRNSTRYETRIHLTDHFFYHKRLIHAGKREVEGVTLYLYEDVDLVAEEEKTLYRLLEEGVIDRETLNKRLKRAGRILIVSSLAAEPREVYDLYKSRSLVEEHNACVQQFNPGG, from the coding sequence ATGGAAGACTGGGTTCGTGCCTGGCTGGAAGAGCAGCGCCGGAAGGGTGAGAAGTGCCTGGAGATCAAATACATCCAGAACAAACCCTACGTCTACCGCTCAACGAGTGTCTACGACAGGACCACCAAATCGCCGAAGAAGGTGAGCACGTATCTTGGCCGTCTCACAAAAGAAGCTGGTCTCATCCCGAAAGGATCGCGTGGTAGCCGTCCCCTCCATTCTTTCAGGACGGTCAGGGAGTATGGGAACGCCGCCCTCATGACAGAGGAGTTCACGGACCTGTTACCGGTTCTCCAGGACGCTTTCCCAGACTACTGGCAGGAACTCGTTGTACTGACATTCACCCGGGTCACCGGTTACACACCGCTCTCGCGGGTTGCGGATGTGTGGGATAAACTTGACAACATCCTTGATATCAAACCTGACTGTGACCCAAGAACGCTCTCCCGGGTACTAACAGCGGTCGGCGGTGACCGCACCGCTCAACAGACGGTCTTCCAGCATCTCTCCTCACGTGCACAGCACCTCGTCTATGACCTCTCATTTGTCTTCTCCTGCTCCGATACCGTGAACCTGGCCGAGTTCGGCTACAACGCCGATGATATCTGGCTCCCGCAGGTCAACATCGCGCTCTTCAGTGCGACCGATACAGGACTTCCTGTGATGATCCGGGGCCTGCCAGGCTCGGTCCGGGATGTCGCCACGCTTGTCCGGTCCCTCGCCGAGATCGATGCCCCTGGCGCGACCCTCGTTCTCGATAGGGGTTTCGTCTCGGAGGCAAACGAGAACCTGCTGCGAGAGTCAGGACTCCAGTTCGTCCTCCCCCAGCGCCGCAACAGCACCCGGTATGAGACCCGGATCCACCTCACCGACCACTTCTTCTACCACAAACGGCTGATCCATGCGGGGAAACGTGAGGTGGAGGGGGTGACGCTCTACCTCTATGAGGATGTCGATCTGGTGGCGGAGGAGGAGAAGACGCTCTACCGGTTGCTGGAAGAGGGGGTGATCGACCGAGAGACGCTGAATAAGCGACTGAAGCGCGCTGGCCGGATCCTGATCGTCTCATCCCTCGCGGCAGAACCCCGGGAGGTCTACGACCTCTACAAGTCCAGAAGCCTGGTGGAAGAACATAATGCTTGTGTTCAACAGTTTAATCCAGGCGGATAA
- a CDS encoding ATP-binding protein: MPAGIEDLCHTLRLSGLAAAVRELEPGPCSEEILGFLLRALESEYELRLARKRLNAIRIAGFPTMKRFDEVVVDLLPDDGRAYLSVLKQLQFIEEHQNILMIGNSGTGKTHLAIATGVLACEQWYRVMFKTTAGLVNELVEAKQERRLTYLLRQLKRVDLLILDELGYITFDLAGAELLFQLLTFFTPASHPLAPESPSPGRRHTACRCR, from the coding sequence ATGCCTGCCGGAATTGAAGATCTCTGTCATACCCTGCGTCTCTCGGGGCTTGCTGCGGCAGTACGGGAACTTGAACCGGGTCCGTGCTCCGAGGAGATTTTGGGGTTTCTCCTTCGTGCTCTGGAGTCTGAATACGAGTTGAGATTAGCACGAAAACGGTTGAATGCCATCCGAATAGCGGGGTTTCCCACGATGAAGCGGTTTGATGAGGTGGTGGTTGATCTGTTGCCGGATGATGGACGAGCGTATCTTTCGGTTCTGAAACAGTTACAGTTCATCGAAGAGCATCAGAATATCCTGATGATCGGGAACTCGGGAACCGGGAAGACCCATCTTGCGATCGCCACGGGGGTCCTGGCCTGTGAACAGTGGTATCGGGTGATGTTCAAGACGACGGCGGGACTTGTCAACGAGCTGGTTGAAGCGAAACAGGAGCGGCGGTTGACGTATCTTCTCCGGCAGTTGAAACGAGTGGATCTCCTGATCCTGGATGAATTGGGGTATATTACCTTTGACCTGGCAGGAGCTGAACTGCTCTTCCAGTTGCTCACCTTTTTTACTCCAGCCTCCCATCCCCTGGCACCTGAATCACCTTCCCCGGGACGCCGGCATACGGCGTGTCGTTGCAGGTAG
- a CDS encoding ATP-binding protein — translation MEGHRLELEGFAEQQRLKAKALKTARAEVEDLKQKISEGAALEAEKRQKEETVQQAEAAWKKIADDRTAIERRLTQIDEINTRLAGTQREAEELQAESRMEQIAAEKYHASWKDAHAPRLQQVEKELDILQAIERTRRIEEQMAGVQEQIERIQTTEKDLWEQKQVLSTTPLPSKKDLEKYQEQQLELATLLGQIEQAAIRIGFDLQIENLSITADPDAEYLAEENEYLVLGPTTFTVGDLGTIHLRGGGSSLEELQTNLQSLSAERDSLFERFGVTDEQELYGLQQLRQELEQEIKRLKKTRKELTSEKGLEQHREDITLIQQKITKEKSKIGAAPPEWQQLSDDAIQDMSEGLTAEKKGLNRKIEHEQQGEKEARDAHEKALDKAQKASTHLVELRTQVKGFEQQNADLLRSYGTYERLQETLANELVALEQAREGLAAILVEYKIRVEEPKAQYADALTVVQDLGTQMQSVEKEIVDRKARIEEAVSEGFYSRIGDLEASLEATKRNLDRVTRQAEAAKLLYELMQAFKEEQSTALSGPVANLVNRWLTQLTDGSYDSVGMNENIFPVEVSNPQYDATLPLDCLSYGTHEQIIVLLRLAMGVLLSKDERNLIVIDDRLVNADPIRMRRLCRILKEVANHCQVIVATCNDTPYAGVPGKVIQVPGDGRLE, via the coding sequence GTGGAAGGGCACCGCCTGGAACTGGAAGGTTTCGCCGAACAGCAGCGGCTGAAAGCCAAAGCGCTCAAAACCGCCCGCGCAGAGGTTGAGGACCTCAAGCAAAAGATCTCCGAGGGGGCCGCTCTGGAGGCGGAGAAGAGGCAGAAAGAAGAGACTGTTCAACAGGCTGAAGCGGCCTGGAAGAAGATCGCGGACGATCGTACGGCGATAGAACGCCGCCTCACACAGATCGACGAGATAAATACGCGTCTTGCAGGGACACAGCGTGAGGCCGAAGAACTTCAGGCCGAATCACGCATGGAGCAGATAGCGGCTGAGAAGTATCACGCATCCTGGAAAGATGCCCATGCCCCCCGGTTACAACAGGTGGAGAAGGAACTTGATATCCTCCAGGCGATAGAGCGAACCCGGCGGATCGAAGAGCAGATGGCGGGTGTTCAGGAGCAGATCGAGCGTATCCAGACCACCGAAAAAGACCTGTGGGAGCAAAAACAGGTCCTCTCCACAACCCCCCTCCCCTCAAAGAAGGATCTGGAGAAGTATCAGGAGCAACAACTGGAACTGGCCACTCTTCTCGGCCAGATTGAGCAGGCTGCCATCCGTATCGGGTTCGATCTGCAGATCGAAAATCTATCGATAACAGCAGACCCGGATGCAGAATACCTCGCCGAGGAAAATGAGTATCTTGTTCTCGGCCCGACCACATTCACAGTCGGTGACCTTGGAACAATTCATCTGCGGGGCGGTGGATCTTCGCTTGAAGAACTGCAGACAAACTTACAATCTCTATCTGCTGAACGTGATTCGCTCTTCGAACGCTTTGGGGTGACAGATGAGCAGGAACTTTATGGCCTCCAGCAGCTCCGCCAGGAGCTTGAGCAGGAGATCAAGCGGCTCAAGAAGACGCGTAAAGAACTCACTTCCGAAAAAGGGCTTGAGCAGCACAGAGAAGACATTACCCTGATTCAGCAGAAAATTACTAAGGAGAAAAGCAAGATCGGTGCTGCCCCTCCCGAATGGCAGCAACTCTCAGATGATGCTATTCAAGATATGTCTGAAGGTCTTACCGCGGAGAAAAAAGGTCTCAATCGAAAGATTGAGCATGAACAGCAGGGGGAGAAAGAGGCTCGCGACGCTCATGAGAAGGCGCTCGATAAAGCGCAGAAAGCATCCACTCACCTGGTCGAACTTCGAACACAGGTGAAAGGATTCGAGCAGCAGAATGCCGATCTATTGAGGTCGTACGGCACCTACGAGCGCCTGCAGGAGACGCTTGCGAACGAGCTCGTAGCACTTGAGCAGGCACGTGAGGGTCTTGCAGCCATCCTTGTTGAGTATAAGATCCGGGTCGAAGAGCCGAAGGCGCAGTATGCGGATGCTCTGACTGTTGTCCAGGATCTTGGAACGCAGATGCAGTCCGTTGAGAAGGAGATCGTGGATAGAAAAGCCCGGATCGAGGAGGCTGTTTCCGAGGGCTTCTACTCCAGGATCGGGGACCTGGAAGCATCGCTCGAGGCCACGAAGCGCAACCTCGATCGGGTCACCCGGCAGGCCGAAGCCGCGAAACTTCTGTATGAGTTGATGCAGGCATTCAAGGAAGAGCAGTCCACGGCGCTTTCCGGCCCGGTGGCCAACCTGGTGAACCGCTGGCTCACACAGCTCACCGATGGATCATACGATTCGGTCGGGATGAATGAGAATATCTTCCCGGTTGAAGTGTCAAATCCACAGTATGACGCAACGTTGCCCCTGGATTGCCTGAGTTATGGAACCCACGAACAGATCATCGTCCTCCTGCGTCTTGCTATGGGTGTCCTCTTGAGCAAAGACGAGCGCAACCTCATCGTCATCGATGACCGGCTGGTGAACGCCGACCCGATCCGGATGCGGCGCCTCTGCCGGATCCTTAAGGAGGTTGCGAACCATTGCCAGGTCATCGTCGCTACCTGCAACGACACGCCGTATGCCGGCGTCCCGGGGAAGGTGATTCAGGTGCCAGGGGATGGGAGGCTGGAGTAA
- a CDS encoding Panacea domain-containing protein, translating to MRKQKLINALLYAVEHNGRIGRTKLLKFIFFVDLIYYNQRGTTLCGTTYIRMPKGPAEAAAFQLTFEPSAYLDVKAPTAKAYPGRRTSGSRSRSRSYEPYAYYPKVQADLSLFTPYERVLLWTVLQWMKEKSADRISDITHQFRLWKEFSDGEEIPLERFRLDSSELAYLERCGLHADGFERTFCTGILPLSTEVSNALHPLNAERIATVEEVLDSFIAAYPLPALEIFYDAYLAWDDAYRSMLRHNPSHAPALATEGCDALCFVSHVVATQMIPIVYQEEQLQDFCDTAERRFNAERDAITRDNPPSLPPDSDGEVSALVDMAMRISRDLACSESPAGRR from the coding sequence ATGCGGAAGCAGAAGTTGATCAATGCGTTGCTATACGCGGTGGAGCACAACGGCCGCATCGGCCGGACGAAACTCCTGAAGTTCATCTTCTTTGTGGACCTCATCTACTACAACCAGCGGGGAACAACACTCTGCGGGACGACCTATATCCGCATGCCGAAGGGACCTGCCGAGGCTGCGGCGTTCCAGTTGACGTTTGAGCCGAGCGCCTACCTGGACGTGAAGGCACCGACAGCAAAGGCGTATCCGGGCAGACGGACGTCGGGCAGCCGTTCCCGGAGCAGGAGTTACGAACCCTACGCATACTACCCCAAAGTTCAGGCGGATCTTTCGCTCTTTACCCCCTACGAGCGGGTGCTTCTCTGGACCGTGCTCCAGTGGATGAAGGAAAAAAGCGCAGACCGTATCAGCGATATAACCCACCAGTTCCGCCTCTGGAAGGAGTTTTCCGACGGTGAGGAGATCCCGCTTGAACGCTTCCGGTTGGATTCAAGCGAGCTGGCGTACCTGGAGCGTTGCGGCCTGCACGCCGACGGCTTCGAGCGCACGTTCTGCACCGGCATCCTCCCTCTCTCTACGGAGGTTAGCAACGCGCTCCACCCGCTGAATGCGGAGCGGATTGCCACCGTCGAGGAGGTCCTGGACAGCTTCATCGCGGCGTATCCCCTGCCCGCCCTGGAGATCTTCTATGACGCGTACCTGGCATGGGACGACGCCTACCGCTCGATGCTCCGCCACAACCCTTCGCACGCCCCCGCACTTGCGACCGAAGGCTGCGATGCCCTCTGTTTCGTCTCGCACGTCGTCGCAACGCAGATGATCCCGATTGTGTATCAGGAGGAGCAGTTGCAGGATTTCTGCGACACCGCGGAGCGGCGCTTCAACGCCGAGCGGGACGCGATCACCCGCGATAATCCGCCTTCGCTCCCCCCGGATTCCGACGGCGAGGTCTCGGCTCTTGTCGATATGGCAATGCGCATCTCTCGCGATCTCGCGTGCAGCGAGTCTCCGGCAGGGAGGAGGTAA
- a CDS encoding ATP-binding protein has protein sequence MRSGTAIFHVGLFGNDYGSENAGVVSPTGREFDLAAAERKCRLIYVRGRDDAARHPKVRALVGRAEAGLIRKRFSTPSELVTGLYAVLVEYLEERQLIRSGPFDAAPCTKATLEHLDPERMAWFLRTARATRRFPIAPDASSTDLLEHLNLLDDGRVTNAAVLLFGKQPQRFLISSEIKCAHFHGTEVAKPIPSYQVYKGTVFDLVDAAVDFVLSKIALSVGIREAGPQAPVRYEIPNEVVAEAIVNAVAYRDYTSNGSVQVMLFSDRLEIWNPGRLPPSLTLEKLRQAHGSVPTNPLLAEPMYLTGYIERMGTGTRDMIRHCNEAWLPEPEFAVSDGFQTIIRRTLAPSLAPQPESQPESLETRVLRLLEDEPKSKAELSLGLGQKEISGQLNKVVRKLLADRMIEYTIPEKPNSRHQKYRLTGQGRAALAKGSGGDTL, from the coding sequence ATGAGATCCGGCACTGCGATATTCCATGTCGGGCTGTTCGGGAATGACTACGGCTCCGAGAACGCTGGCGTGGTCTCGCCGACCGGGCGAGAGTTCGATCTCGCCGCCGCCGAAAGGAAGTGCCGGCTCATCTACGTCAGGGGCAGAGACGACGCCGCCCGCCACCCGAAGGTGCGTGCGCTCGTCGGCAGGGCCGAGGCCGGGCTGATCCGGAAGCGGTTCAGCACCCCCTCCGAACTGGTCACCGGGTTGTATGCGGTGCTCGTCGAGTACCTGGAGGAGAGGCAGCTCATCCGCTCAGGTCCCTTCGACGCGGCCCCGTGCACGAAGGCGACACTCGAACACCTGGATCCTGAGCGTATGGCGTGGTTCCTCCGCACGGCCAGGGCGACCCGCCGGTTCCCCATCGCCCCCGATGCATCTTCCACGGACCTGCTGGAGCACCTGAACCTGCTCGACGATGGACGGGTGACGAACGCGGCGGTCCTCCTCTTCGGTAAACAGCCGCAACGGTTCCTGATCTCCTCCGAGATCAAGTGCGCCCACTTCCACGGCACCGAGGTGGCCAAACCGATCCCCTCCTACCAGGTCTACAAGGGTACGGTCTTCGATCTCGTGGACGCGGCTGTGGACTTCGTCCTCAGCAAGATCGCCCTCTCGGTCGGGATCCGCGAAGCCGGCCCGCAGGCGCCGGTGCGCTACGAGATCCCCAATGAGGTGGTGGCGGAGGCGATCGTCAACGCGGTTGCGTACCGCGACTACACGAGCAACGGCAGCGTCCAGGTGATGCTCTTTTCGGACCGCCTGGAGATCTGGAACCCGGGCAGGCTCCCGCCGTCCCTGACGCTCGAGAAACTCCGACAGGCCCACGGGTCGGTGCCGACGAACCCGCTCCTCGCCGAACCGATGTACCTCACCGGCTACATCGAGCGGATGGGCACAGGAACGCGGGACATGATCCGACACTGTAATGAGGCCTGGCTGCCGGAGCCGGAGTTCGCTGTCAGCGACGGGTTCCAGACGATCATCCGCCGGACTCTGGCCCCCAGTCTGGCTCCGCAGCCAGAATCACAGCCAGAGTCGCTAGAGACGAGAGTCCTCCGGCTCCTTGAGGACGAACCGAAGTCCAAAGCGGAACTCTCGCTGGGGCTCGGACAGAAAGAGATCTCAGGTCAGCTCAACAAGGTCGTCCGCAAACTTCTGGCAGACCGGATGATCGAGTACACCATCCCTGAAAAACCGAACAGCCGGCACCAGAAGTACCGCCTCACCGGGCAAGGCCGGGCTGCACTCGCGAAAGGTTCCGGAGGAGATACGTTATGA
- a CDS encoding SLC13 family permease gives MKRVGFIIASLLIFFAILAIPVDPTILAPGAKAVAAVTVLMVLFWVTGVIPLEATALLPLVLFPLLGVLSPVKVAESYGNEVIFLFLGGFIIAMSMQRWNLHRRIALHIIRLVGTSPRRLVLGFMVATAFLSMWISNTATAMMMIPIAVAIILTIIPGTEQSLVNLGGRDRDLARCLVLSIPYAASIGGIATIIGTPPNGIFISQLPAIFPEAPTIDFFTWMKFGVPFAAVFLIITWIWLTMVSYRHIETTLPSAKGLIRKELDKLGPLSTGERWTLIVFALTAFAWIFAQTKDIGGFIIPGLDMIFPGIKDSTIAIFGALLLFLLPVDAKKGIFTMDWEWAVKIPWGILLLFGGGIALSNGFIQSGLAATIVNSLTPLHTLPIVILIFVIALGVSLATEVSSNTAVAAVLMPIMAVMAISVEVNPLFLMMTAAVCASLAFMLPVATPPNAVAYGSGYIEAKELLRSGWALDIMGTALWTLFLFTVVIWALGIPLDLPAWAL, from the coding sequence ATGAAACGGGTCGGCTTCATCATAGCATCACTCCTCATCTTCTTCGCGATTCTGGCGATTCCCGTCGATCCTACAATCCTCGCACCAGGGGCAAAGGCCGTTGCTGCCGTGACCGTCCTTATGGTTCTCTTCTGGGTCACGGGTGTAATACCTCTTGAGGCGACCGCCCTCCTTCCGCTGGTCCTTTTCCCGCTGCTTGGCGTTCTTTCGCCGGTGAAGGTTGCTGAATCATACGGCAACGAGGTGATCTTCCTCTTCCTCGGCGGGTTCATCATCGCCATGTCGATGCAGCGATGGAACCTCCACCGCCGTATCGCCCTGCACATCATCCGTCTCGTCGGGACTAGCCCGAGACGCCTCGTCCTCGGGTTCATGGTCGCCACCGCCTTCCTCTCGATGTGGATCTCAAACACAGCCACCGCGATGATGATGATCCCGATCGCGGTCGCGATCATACTGACGATCATACCGGGGACGGAGCAGTCTCTTGTAAACCTGGGGGGGAGGGATCGGGATCTTGCACGCTGCCTAGTCCTCTCCATACCCTACGCCGCGAGCATCGGTGGCATTGCAACGATCATCGGCACACCCCCAAACGGGATCTTCATCTCCCAGCTTCCAGCGATCTTTCCCGAAGCACCAACCATCGATTTCTTCACCTGGATGAAGTTCGGTGTCCCGTTCGCCGCCGTATTCCTCATAATCACCTGGATATGGCTCACAATGGTCTCCTACAGACATATAGAGACGACGCTGCCGAGCGCAAAGGGGCTCATCCGCAAGGAACTCGATAAACTCGGCCCCCTGTCAACGGGCGAACGATGGACGCTTATCGTCTTTGCCCTGACCGCATTCGCCTGGATATTTGCGCAGACGAAAGATATCGGGGGATTCATCATCCCTGGCCTGGACATGATCTTTCCCGGGATCAAGGACTCCACGATCGCAATATTCGGGGCGCTTCTCCTCTTTCTCCTCCCGGTAGATGCAAAGAAGGGTATATTCACCATGGACTGGGAGTGGGCGGTGAAGATCCCCTGGGGGATCCTCCTCCTCTTCGGCGGGGGTATCGCCCTATCAAACGGCTTTATCCAGAGCGGGCTTGCCGCGACGATCGTCAATTCTCTCACCCCGCTCCACACGCTCCCGATCGTCATCCTGATCTTTGTGATAGCGCTTGGCGTCTCGCTTGCAACAGAGGTCTCATCAAACACCGCCGTTGCCGCTGTGCTGATGCCGATCATGGCGGTCATGGCCATCAGTGTTGAGGTAAACCCGCTCTTCCTGATGATGACCGCCGCTGTCTGCGCCTCGCTGGCATTCATGCTCCCTGTCGCCACCCCGCCAAACGCCGTCGCATACGGGAGCGGCTACATCGAAGCAAAAGAACTTCTCCGGTCCGGCTGGGCGCTCGATATAATGGGTACCGCACTATGGACGCTATTTCTCTTCACCGTCGTCATCTGGGCGCTCGGTATCCCGCTCGACCTTCCCGCCTGGGCGCTCTGA
- a CDS encoding glutaredoxin family protein: MQYVPGDDHHKVVLYALSTCGWCARTKQLLTDLGVEFSYVYVDLLTGDEQGTVVKEVEKWNPRLSFPTIVIDGSKVIVGFREEEIRKAVGA, translated from the coding sequence ATGCAGTACGTGCCCGGTGACGACCACCACAAGGTGGTGCTCTACGCCCTGAGCACCTGTGGATGGTGCGCCCGAACAAAACAACTTCTCACCGACCTGGGTGTGGAGTTCTCCTACGTCTATGTTGACCTGCTAACAGGCGATGAACAGGGCACCGTGGTAAAGGAGGTCGAAAAGTGGAACCCCCGACTCTCGTTCCCGACAATCGTCATCGACGGCTCAAAGGTGATTGTGGGGTTCAGAGAAGAGGAGATCCGCAAGGCGGTGGGTGCTTGA
- a CDS encoding ferredoxin-thioredoxin reductase catalytic domain-containing protein, protein MVSDEDVDRLVQDLAREAEAGGYRLNPDRVFTRALVRGLLSNRERYGYISCPCRLASGNREDDLDIICPCDYRDLDLTEYGACYCGLYVTADVEAGVRTAAPVPERRPSPAERRQKKEERPGTVGAPRDLKYPVWRCRVCGYLCARGEPPDTCPICRVSRDRFERFV, encoded by the coding sequence ATGGTAAGCGATGAGGATGTTGACCGGCTCGTCCAGGACCTGGCGCGCGAGGCGGAGGCCGGGGGCTACCGCCTCAACCCTGACCGGGTGTTTACCCGGGCGCTTGTCCGCGGCCTGCTTTCAAACCGTGAGCGTTACGGCTATATCTCCTGTCCATGCCGGCTCGCTTCAGGAAACAGGGAAGATGACCTCGATATCATCTGCCCCTGCGACTACCGTGACCTGGATCTCACCGAATACGGCGCCTGCTACTGCGGCCTGTACGTCACCGCCGACGTGGAAGCGGGGGTGCGCACCGCCGCTCCCGTGCCGGAGCGCCGGCCATCGCCGGCAGAGCGCCGCCAGAAGAAGGAGGAGCGCCCCGGGACAGTCGGCGCACCTCGAGACCTGAAATACCCGGTATGGCGGTGCCGGGTCTGCGGCTACCTCTGCGCAAGGGGCGAACCGCCTGATACATGTCCGATCTGCCGGGTCTCCCGTGACCGGTTCGAGCGGTTCGTGTGA
- a CDS encoding winged helix-turn-helix domain-containing protein, translated as MDDINLPPSSQKILHLLENGGALTHKELVHLSSLAPRTVRYALKRLKDNDMIVEKFNFRDARQILYEYKDPQTVSTR; from the coding sequence ATGGATGATATAAATCTCCCCCCCTCCTCGCAAAAAATCCTCCACCTGCTTGAGAATGGGGGTGCCCTGACGCACAAGGAACTCGTCCACCTCAGTTCTCTTGCACCCCGCACCGTCCGGTATGCACTAAAGAGGCTCAAGGATAACGACATGATCGTGGAGAAGTTCAACTTCAGGGACGCAAGGCAGATCCTCTATGAGTACAAAGACCCCCAGACGGTGTCCACACGATGA
- a CDS encoding transcriptional regulator, with the protein MTEPFHCDIMRCDNLVRRLLPAMRAEMVYRLVNERGISQSEVSKRLGVSRAAISQYMSRKRGCNREEFPENLDMVIERWVSAVASGEGTITLCDICRSTEPSDQL; encoded by the coding sequence ATGACAGAACCATTCCACTGCGACATAATGCGATGTGACAACCTTGTCAGGAGACTGCTCCCCGCGATGCGGGCCGAGATGGTATACCGTCTGGTGAACGAGCGGGGTATCAGCCAGAGTGAGGTCTCAAAGCGCCTCGGGGTCAGCAGGGCGGCGATATCCCAGTATATGAGCCGGAAACGCGGGTGCAACAGGGAAGAGTTCCCCGAGAACCTGGACATGGTCATCGAGCGATGGGTATCCGCCGTCGCCTCTGGCGAGGGCACGATAACCCTCTGCGACATCTGCCGCTCCACCGAACCCTCCGACCAGCTATGA